AATGTAGGAATTGATAAAGCTACACTGTAAGATGTGAATAGCATCAAGAAGCTGCCCAACAACAAAACTTTAACAATGGATTTGCACCCAAAATCACAACTTAAATGTCTCACGTAATGGACTTGCCTTCATTCAATACTGCAGTTCCACTGTACTGAACTGGAGGCGATTTCCAGCCCACCGTTGACTGCGGTCAAGTGAGCCGACAGTCGCAAAACGCGGTCAGGCCATCTGCTCTTCGGTTTCTTCCTGAATTTGCGTGCGCGAATACACTTTACGGAATGGCGTTTTTTCAGGTAGGGAAACTGAGTTGAATGGACTCTCATGCACAGGTAGTCGAGACGATGGGTACAAATCATTCCAAGCAAACCGTTTGAAGCACACTTATTCAATCTTCCATAATAAAAATGATACCAAATCGTTGATTTAATTTTCGCCTCATCATTAAGTACTTTATCATTGCTAGAGTGTCAAGCGTAGGCTGGACTGGTgtaaacgctacagcatacaatgacattctagaccatcCTCTCTGACTAAGAACCACACAGAGACCTGCATTTTGTAGTGGCTTTAATAACACTTGTGAAAACTGACTTCAGGTGATTGAGGGATCTAGTCTAGATTAAACGTCATAGGAAGTTTTATCGTGTGGAGCTTTCATTCAGGTCTCTGTTTaattaaataatctgtttgtCTTTGACAGGAAAGAGACCAGACTCTCCTTCTGACCGCAGGAAGAGTCCTTCAGGGAAACCAGACCCCGAGACGTCCAAACCAGCAGGACGAcatcactgctcccagtgtggaaagagttttactcagTTAGGGAGCCTGAGAACACATAAGAgaatacacactggagagaagccttaccactgttccCAATGTGGAATGTCGTTTACCCAGTTAGGGAGCCTGCAAACACATGAGAGGGGACACACAGGGGAAAAGCTTTTCCAATGTTCCCATTGTGGAAAGAGTTTtggccaggtaggaaacctgaacaagcatgagaggacacacacaggtaaGAAGATGTACCGCTGCTCCCAGTGTGGAGAGAGATTTACCCGGTTAAGGTACCTGAAAGAGCATGAAAgaatacatacaaatacacaggaggagaagacataccactgctctcatTGTGGAAAGACATTTTCCCAGTCAGAGAACCTGAAAACACATGAGAGAATCGAGAGGCTGTGTTCTGACTTGTGTTTCTGActgagaatgtgtgtgtttgtttgggctGTCAGACATGAGTTCACTTTGTGTAATGTTAGTGCACTATTTTTAATTGTGATTAATCCATTGTCTGAAAGGGTTAAAAACACACTGAAAACATCCAGAATACATCCTATATACAGCTAAAATCTACAATGCCATGTAAACACAAGatgacattgaggttaaataaaGTGTGATTTATCAATGGAACATATTTTGACACgtccactgtgtgtctctgtagagTCATAATATCCATAACAACTAGAGGTCAAACAGGGAGATGGTTCCATTCATTTTCCCCACAGGGCTGTGTTTTGTTTAGACTcaccctggtgtgatgttttgataaccatgtaaaccTCTCTGGGACGAGGTGACTGaggacacagtgtgttgtgaatttattgtcatgtttttaaaatggtataactgCCTTtatttttgctggaccccaggaagagtagctgctgccttggcaggaactaatggggatccataataaaccccaggaagagtagctgctgccttggcaggaactaatggggatccataataaaccccaggaagagtagctgctgccttggcaggaactaatggggatccataataaaccccaggaagagtagctgctgccttggcaggaactaatggggatccataataaaccccaggaagagtagctgctgccttggcaggaactaatggggatccatattaaacccccaggaagagtagctgctgtcttgccAGGAACTAAattggatccataataaatacaaatacttttatcaatatatttgtctCTCTTTACTCTCCGATTCAAatatgctaattagcatcaaagtagacaacatgcaagactacaaatccctgcaagctcctgcaagTCATCTCTAGCCAACACCTTTCACAGAActgttcacagaattgtccattgaAATAAATGTTGACAATTTAATCACTGCTacattaaggcctgattggtggagtgctgcagagatggttgtccttctggaaggttctcccgtctccacagaggaaatctggatctctgtcagaatgaacatcgggttcttgttcacctccccggccaaggcccttctcccccgatttctcagtttggctgggttgccagctctagaaagagtattggtgtttccaaacttcttccatttaagaatgatggcagccactgtgttcatggggaacgtcaatgctgcagacattttttagtacctttccacagatctgtgcctcgacacaatcctgtctcagaactGTACGGACAATTGACCATGTCTAAtttattgaatttaccacaggtggactccaagttgtagaaacatctcaaggatgatcaatggaatcaggatgcatctgagctcaattttgagtctcatagcaaagggtctgattacttaagtaaatacatttgcaaaaatttcaaaTCTGTTTTTGGTTTGTTATTATGGgattttgtgtgtagattaatgaggggaaaaACATATTCAATTTTATAATGAAGCTGCaacgtaactaaatgtggaataagtgaaggggtctgaatacttaatgaATACACTGTCTACCACTGGAAGAGGTTTCTATCATTGGCAGTTTTGTACACAGTCAGGTGATACGTGGTATAGAAAGTCCAATCATAGGAGAGAACATGGGAGGCACTATACTGTGTGTCTGCAGGTGTCTATCTGGTCAAAACCACTGATACAGCCTCTGGTGGGATGGATCGTGTCTACAGAGGAACctaaatattactgcactgtcggagctagaaacacaagcatttagttagatactactgcactgtcggagctagaaacacaagcatttagttagatattactgcactgtcggagctagaaacacaagcatttagttagatactactgcactgtcggagctagaaacacaagcatttagttagatactactgcactgtcggagctagaaacacaagcattaagttagatactactgcactgtcggagctagaaacacaagcatttagttagatactactgcactgtcggagctagaaacacaagcatttagttagatactactgcactgtcggagctagaaacacaagcatttagttagatactactgcactgtcggagctagaaacacaagcatttagttagatactactgcactgtcggagctagaaacacaagcatttagttagatactactgcactgtcggagctagaaacacaagcatttagttagatactactgcactgtcggagctagaaacacaagcatttagttagatactactgcactgtcggagctagaaacacaagcatttagttagatactactgcactgtcggagctagaaacacaagcatttagttagatactactgcactgtcggagctagaaacacaagcattttgctacacctgcaataacatttgctaaacacgtgtatgtgaccaatacatgtGATTTGATTCTGATTTGAAATAAATGTCCTATTTATCAAAGGTGCTTTTGGCTGGTGTCAAAATGACTCCAAAGTATTTGAATTTGTTTAAAGTCCTTATTGATACAGAAACACAAAACCAGGATTTAGATGTATTAAGAACAAGTGGATTGACAAAGTCATGAAACATTGGATGAATTGAACAAACTACATTTTGGCTGTGATAAAAGATCCATGTCAGAACTATGGATCAATGTAAATATGTAGCGGATCTAAAGTTTTAAATTATCACTCATTAAAAACGAATCAATCAACACATGCTTCTCTTTGAACGACTTAATATAATATTACACTTTTATGAAATAAAATATGTGAAATAAAATATATGAAAAATAAACGTTTGGTTCCTCAACTGCGTTGcccctccagtcagcagatggcgatgtgcGTCTTTTACGTTCAGGCGACGCTGCCagtgtgacgtataatctagtggacgggacGCTCCTTCAACAACAACAGTCTTCTCGGTAGCTTTATAGCAAACATAGCTACAACATTCACTCTCTTTACACTGTTTTGGTGTATGTTAGTCGCTGTGTATTAAACACACTTCTGTCGTATGTACGTGTTGGCCCATTTAATTATATAAatatgttgtttgtcagctagctgGTTTGCTAAATTAGCTTAAAACTGGGCTagttgctaatgctagctagcgaACATCTCCGACCATGAGTTCACTAAGCTGCTCTCCTGCTAAAGAAGAGGAGGTCTTCTGGATGGAGAAAGAAGCTTTccttaaagaggaggaggaagagaaggaggaaactggatatctgggcccggtttccccaACGCATCTTAACGCATCCTTTTTACGCCAATGTTTAGAAACAATGTAAATCAACACTGTAGAGCCTCAACATGGTTAAGACCCATGTTTGAGTTCAGCTCAGGACTTCCCCTGAATTCACTACACTATGAATACGTTTATAATGTTACTGTCAACTTGATTTACAGTAGCGTCTCGTTACTCTGTTTGTGTAGAGAACTGTTACTTAATGGACAGACTATTGTACAACACACAGAGCTATTTTCCTTCATTCAGGACATTTAgaatgacaacacattacagaggaGCCTAGTGGGATTATTCACACAATTATCTGGTGATCAGGTTATGAAATGTCATGACAAACACATTTTAGTTTCCATGTTTCACCTgaaatattaaatgatttataatcctaggtctatgttattgttaggtgaagttatgggtcctacagtaggtctatgttattgttaggagacgttatgggtcctacagtaggtctatgttattgttaggtgacgttatgggtcctacagtaggtctatgttattgttaggtgacgttatgggtcctacagtaggtctatgttgttgttaggtgacgttatgggtcctacagtaggtctatgttgttgttagatgaagttatgggtcctacagtaggtctatgttgttgttaggtgaagttatgggtcctacagtaggtctatgttattgttaggtgacgttatgggtcctacagtaggtctatggtatTGGTATGATAGAGGTTTCTGCAACTAAATTGCGGGTGCATTGCCATCGAGCGCCTATTTTAGCAAACACAGAAAGGGGCCTATATTGGTGACCAAAGGTTGTCTGGCACACTGCTTAGGGGTTCAGCAACTGTAATAACTGAATAACTTCTAGCCCACAATCATCGATGTTACTACtaatgtgaaaacaagacaaaatatgACTATTGTTGGTCACTTGACTGTCTTAAGACAATTGTCAAATAATTGTAATATTCATTACAGATGTCAATTGTTGTACAACATCATGGCTTTGCTGTTGGCATCACCTTTTACAGTGTATTTCtgctgttgtgggcctttaaccatctgtctgacttGTTGTTCACGCATGAGAGAGATGTGACTATCGTGGatactctggggagcctcaacaacatcatgaagctgacgaggcagagaagagtccCTCCCGATCAGAACACCTCAAGAAACACCAGTGGAGACCAACAGGGAAGAAAtctcactgctgctctgactgtgggaagagttactTAAGATCAAATTCACTAAAAGTACCTGAGAATTCACACAGGAGaatcttatagctgtgatcaatgtgggaagagttttactcagtcaaGCAGCCtggtatcacaccagagaatacacacaggagagaaaccttacagcTGTGAACTATGTGGGAAGAATTTTACTTCATCTAGTCATCTgactatacaccagagaacacacacaggagagaaaccttacagcTGTGAACTATGTGGGAAGAATTTTACTTCATCTAGTCATCTgactatacaccagagaacacacacaggagagaaacctcatagctgtggtcaatgtgaCAAGAGATACTCTGATAAAAGATCTCTGATCAAACATCAGAAAATCAAACATGATATTAATGAATTAATATCACAATTAATGAAGGAGTTTCATtttaatgtcacaatgtagaatgttttaacattgtagtgaattaatgatgtcacaatgtagaatgtttaaacattgtagtaggagtattttaatgatgtcacaatgtagaatgtttaaacattgtagtaggagtattttaatgatgtcacaatgtagaatgttttaacattgtagtaggagtattttaatgatgtcacaatgtagaatgtttaaacattgtagtaggagtattttaatgatgtcacaatgtagaatgttttaacattgtagtaggagtattttaatgatgtcacagtgtagaatgtttaaacattgtagtaggagtattttaatgatgtcacaatgtagaatgtttaaacattgtagtaggagttttaatgatgtcacaatgtagaatgtttaaacattgtagtaggagtattttaatgatgtcacaatgtagaatgttttaacattgtagtaggagtatttt
This genomic window from Oncorhynchus gorbuscha isolate QuinsamMale2020 ecotype Even-year unplaced genomic scaffold, OgorEven_v1.0 Un_scaffold_4341, whole genome shotgun sequence contains:
- the LOC124018214 gene encoding gastrula zinc finger protein XlCGF7.1-like, yielding MSSASCCPPAKKEVCWKEKEGIWLNVVVKEENEEEDVTVNEEVEGEAVTQKEEEENDYTFSGVNEGEITVILKEEERKEEEETEDLSNTRKRPDSPSDRRKSPSGKPDPETSKPAGRHHCSQCGKSFTQLGSLRTHKRIHTGEKPYHCSQCGMSFTQLGSLQTHERGHTGEKLFQCSHCGKSFGQVGNLNKHERTHTGKKMYRCSQCGERFTRLRYLKEHERIHTNTQEEKTYHCSHCGKTFSQSENLKTHERIERLCSDLCF